One genomic window of Desulfocurvus vexinensis DSM 17965 includes the following:
- a CDS encoding lipopolysaccharide assembly protein LapA domain-containing protein has translation MRFIKFLAVIALFVLTMALFAQNLPVLGAPLSLGLTLFDAQLFALESPLYMFLLAAFFLGSVLTLLYFFLEKLRTGRELARANRKLATLEQEVTSLRNLPLSDATPAQDN, from the coding sequence ATGCGTTTCATCAAGTTCCTGGCCGTGATCGCCCTGTTCGTGCTGACCATGGCCCTGTTCGCCCAGAACCTGCCGGTGCTGGGCGCGCCCCTGTCCCTGGGGCTGACCCTGTTCGACGCGCAGCTCTTCGCCCTGGAATCGCCGCTGTACATGTTCCTGCTGGCCGCCTTCTTCCTGGGCAGCGTGCTGACCCTGCTCTACTTCTTCCTGGAAAAGCTGCGCACCGGGCGCGAGCTGGCGCGGGCCAACCGCAAGCTGGCCACCCTGGAGCAGGAAGTGACCTCGCTGCGCAACCTGCCGCTGTCCGACGCCACCCCGGCGCAGGACAACTAG
- a CDS encoding tetratricopeptide repeat protein has product MTWWRDILDGKPVRPMGGGGRATLFQDAGAVSGDTQAAIAELSQVVRANPDAVEIYLALGNLYRSHGEIERAVQIRQSLIVRPGLDREVQAKAWFELGRDFKRGGFLDRAMHAFEQARRLGGDSDAVMAELARLTADSGDHEQAARHYARLGNPVAEAHHLVRLATDRFADGQQAQGYKWLRKALKAHPGSLEAWIELMRQALAANNWREVGHHLARALDSVQPDQRFVLLEGLLEAAKVRELGPGAAMQADKPFQYHPRRELTAVALPLLERHDDDLLLQFYAAWMLYGDDPEASRRWLERTLVLNPGFWPARLELLALDTQGQELGESFRTQLDFFVHRARELKRFVCRRCGLKREQLFFLCPRCKSWHSIKYRTVLTE; this is encoded by the coding sequence ATGACCTGGTGGCGCGACATCCTGGACGGCAAGCCCGTGCGGCCCATGGGCGGCGGCGGGCGCGCGACCCTGTTCCAGGACGCGGGCGCCGTTTCCGGCGACACCCAGGCCGCCATCGCCGAACTCTCCCAGGTGGTGCGCGCCAACCCCGACGCGGTGGAGATCTACCTCGCCCTGGGCAATCTCTACCGCTCCCACGGCGAGATCGAGCGCGCCGTGCAGATCCGCCAGAGCCTCATCGTCCGCCCCGGGCTGGACAGGGAGGTCCAGGCCAAGGCCTGGTTCGAGCTGGGCCGCGACTTCAAGCGCGGCGGCTTCCTGGACCGGGCCATGCACGCCTTCGAACAGGCCCGCAGGCTGGGCGGGGACTCCGACGCCGTGATGGCCGAGCTGGCCCGGCTCACCGCCGACAGCGGGGACCACGAGCAGGCCGCCCGCCACTACGCCCGCCTGGGCAACCCGGTGGCCGAGGCGCACCATCTGGTCCGCCTGGCCACGGACCGCTTCGCCGACGGCCAGCAGGCCCAGGGCTACAAATGGCTGCGCAAGGCCCTCAAGGCCCACCCCGGCTCCCTGGAGGCCTGGATCGAGCTCATGCGCCAGGCCCTGGCCGCGAACAACTGGCGCGAGGTCGGCCACCATCTGGCCCGCGCCCTGGACAGCGTGCAGCCCGACCAGCGCTTCGTGCTGCTGGAAGGGCTGCTGGAGGCGGCCAAGGTCCGCGAGTTGGGCCCCGGCGCGGCCATGCAGGCCGACAAGCCCTTCCAGTACCATCCGCGCCGGGAGCTGACCGCCGTGGCCCTGCCCCTGCTGGAGCGCCACGACGACGACCTGCTGCTGCAATTCTACGCGGCCTGGATGCTCTACGGCGACGACCCCGAGGCCTCGCGGCGCTGGCTGGAGCGGACCCTGGTGCTCAACCCCGGGTTCTGGCCCGCGCGCCTGGAACTGCTGGCCCTGGACACCCAGGGCCAGGAGCTGGGCGAGTCCTTCCGCACCCAGCTCGACTTTTTCGTGCACCGCGCCCGCGAGCTCAAGCGCTTCGTCTGCCGCCGCTGCGGCCTCAAGCGCGAGCAGCTCTTCTTCCTGTGCCCGCGCTGCAAGAGCTGGCACTCCATCAAATACCGCACCGTGCTCACCGAATAG
- the mutS gene encoding DNA mismatch repair protein MutS: MTAKSPGAAPPQEPGVKMTPMFEQYLRIKQEHPGTLLFYRMGDFYELFFDDARTAARELQITLTSRNKQSDNPVPMAGVPHHSYWDYAARLLDKGYRVAVCDQVQDPREAKGLVERQVTRVLTPGTLVEDENLDAKDHNYLCALYFDADKDAGGLAWADVSTGEWSGLAAARQEQLWQWLAKLGPSEILLPVGHEPPRSHQGLARRVNHLPARSHFDLAAATRHVLRDQGVADLAALDLADKPQLVQAMGAILVYLRQTQMREDFRLAPFKPLNLARHLLLDDVTERNLELFRRLDGSRGRGTLWAVLDATLTPMGGRLLAGRLRMPWKDLAPIVKTQDCVRLFVEDDTLRADLRTLLDSVYDLERLVTRIRMNRATPRDFVALRGSLGALPGLRERLAGAVETHADDAPAALRQLLGGWDSLDDYATLLHRALEDSPPPVVTEGGLFRRGYHPELDELMDLTDHGQAQVQGLLEAERAASGLDKLKLGFNRVFGYYFELPKSLADKAPYHFTRRQTLANCERYATPQLAELEERILHAADRRKELEFALFKELRAGVAEAAHRFLDMAQRLAAIDCWQGLAETARRRGWTRPELHDGLDVTIREGRHPVVEAMQGTAGYIPNDLHLTQDKRLLVITGPNMAGKSTVLRQAAIICILAQIGSYVPAASASIGLADRIFSRVGASDNLAEGQSTFMVEMSETARILRQAGARSLVILDEIGRGTSTFDGLALAWAVVEELAARGKGGVRTLFATHYHELTALEGEIPGVANFNVAVREYRDEIIFLRRMVPGPSDRSYGIQVAQLAGVPRRVVARAKDILAGLEARSGGAHSVLALAAPAQGLLPGLAPPAPPAAPQAPAAPDIPPRVRAFMDELERLEVDRLTPIEALNFLYTWKATTLCPPCEDD; this comes from the coding sequence ATGACCGCCAAAAGCCCCGGCGCAGCGCCGCCCCAGGAGCCCGGGGTCAAAATGACCCCCATGTTCGAGCAGTACCTGCGCATCAAGCAGGAGCACCCCGGCACCCTGCTCTTCTACCGCATGGGCGACTTCTACGAGTTGTTCTTCGACGACGCGCGCACCGCCGCGCGCGAATTGCAGATCACCCTGACCTCGCGCAACAAGCAGTCCGACAACCCCGTGCCCATGGCCGGGGTGCCGCACCATTCTTACTGGGACTACGCCGCCCGCCTGCTGGACAAGGGCTACCGCGTGGCCGTGTGCGATCAGGTCCAGGACCCGCGCGAGGCCAAGGGGCTGGTGGAGCGCCAGGTGACCCGCGTGCTGACCCCGGGCACCCTGGTGGAGGACGAGAACCTCGACGCCAAGGACCACAACTACCTCTGCGCCCTGTACTTCGACGCCGACAAGGACGCCGGGGGCCTGGCCTGGGCCGACGTGTCCACGGGCGAGTGGTCCGGGCTGGCCGCCGCCCGCCAGGAGCAGCTCTGGCAGTGGCTGGCCAAGCTCGGGCCCAGCGAAATCCTGCTGCCCGTGGGGCACGAGCCGCCCCGCAGCCACCAGGGCCTGGCCCGGCGGGTGAACCACCTGCCCGCGCGCTCGCATTTCGATCTGGCCGCCGCCACGCGCCATGTGCTGCGCGACCAGGGCGTGGCCGACCTCGCGGCCCTGGACCTGGCCGACAAGCCCCAGCTCGTGCAGGCCATGGGCGCCATCCTCGTCTACCTGCGCCAGACGCAGATGCGCGAGGACTTCCGCCTGGCGCCCTTCAAGCCCCTGAACCTCGCCCGGCACCTTTTGCTGGACGACGTGACCGAGCGCAACCTGGAGCTGTTCCGCCGTCTGGACGGCTCACGCGGGCGCGGCACCCTGTGGGCCGTGCTGGACGCAACGCTGACGCCCATGGGCGGGCGGCTTTTGGCCGGGCGGCTGCGCATGCCCTGGAAGGACCTGGCGCCCATCGTCAAGACCCAGGACTGCGTGCGCCTGTTCGTCGAGGATGACACCCTGCGCGCGGACCTGCGCACGCTCCTGGATTCGGTCTACGACCTGGAACGGCTGGTGACGCGCATCCGCATGAACCGCGCCACCCCGCGCGATTTCGTCGCCCTGCGCGGCTCTTTGGGCGCCCTGCCCGGGCTGCGCGAGCGGCTGGCCGGGGCCGTGGAAACGCACGCCGACGACGCCCCGGCGGCCCTGCGCCAGCTCCTGGGCGGGTGGGACAGCCTGGACGACTACGCCACCCTGCTGCACCGCGCCCTGGAGGACTCGCCGCCGCCCGTGGTCACCGAGGGCGGGCTGTTCCGGCGCGGCTACCACCCCGAGCTGGACGAGCTCATGGACCTGACCGACCACGGCCAGGCCCAGGTCCAGGGGCTGCTGGAAGCCGAGCGCGCCGCCTCGGGGCTGGACAAGCTGAAGCTCGGCTTCAACCGCGTGTTCGGCTACTATTTCGAGCTGCCCAAGTCCCTGGCGGACAAGGCGCCCTACCACTTCACCCGCCGCCAGACCCTGGCCAACTGCGAGCGCTACGCCACGCCCCAGCTCGCCGAGCTGGAGGAGCGCATCCTGCACGCCGCCGACCGGCGCAAGGAGCTGGAATTCGCGCTGTTCAAGGAGCTGCGCGCCGGGGTGGCCGAGGCTGCCCACCGCTTCCTGGACATGGCCCAGCGTCTGGCGGCCATCGACTGCTGGCAGGGCCTGGCCGAGACCGCCCGCCGCCGGGGCTGGACGCGCCCCGAGCTGCACGACGGGCTGGACGTGACCATCCGCGAGGGGCGCCACCCGGTGGTGGAGGCCATGCAGGGCACGGCGGGCTACATCCCCAACGACCTGCACCTGACCCAGGACAAGCGCCTCTTGGTCATCACCGGCCCGAACATGGCCGGCAAGTCCACGGTGCTGCGTCAGGCGGCCATCATCTGCATCCTGGCCCAGATCGGCTCCTATGTGCCCGCCGCCAGCGCCAGCATCGGGCTGGCCGACCGCATCTTCTCGCGCGTGGGCGCCTCGGACAATCTGGCCGAGGGCCAGAGCACCTTCATGGTCGAGATGAGCGAGACCGCGCGCATCCTGCGTCAGGCCGGGGCGCGCAGTCTGGTCATCCTCGACGAGATCGGGCGCGGCACCAGCACCTTCGACGGCCTGGCCCTGGCCTGGGCCGTGGTGGAGGAGCTGGCCGCGCGCGGCAAGGGCGGCGTGCGCACCCTGTTCGCCACGCACTACCACGAGCTGACGGCCCTGGAGGGCGAGATTCCGGGGGTGGCCAACTTCAACGTGGCCGTGCGCGAATACCGCGACGAGATCATCTTCCTGCGGCGCATGGTGCCCGGCCCGTCGGACCGCAGCTACGGCATCCAGGTGGCCCAGCTGGCCGGGGTGCCCCGGCGGGTGGTGGCCCGCGCCAAGGACATCCTGGCCGGGCTGGAGGCCCGCTCGGGCGGGGCGCATTCCGTGCTGGCCCTGGCCGCCCCGGCCCAGGGGCTGCTGCCCGGGCTTGCGCCCCCGGCGCCGCCCGCCGCGCCCCAGGCCCCGGCGGCGCCGGACATCCCGCCCCGGGTGCGGGCCTTCATGGACGAGCTGGAGCGCCTGGAGGTTGACCGCCTGACCCCCATTGAGGCATTGAACTTCCTGTACACATGGAAAGCGACAACCCTGTGCCCCCCCTGCGAGGACGATTAG